One window from the genome of Salvelinus fontinalis isolate EN_2023a chromosome 3, ASM2944872v1, whole genome shotgun sequence encodes:
- the LOC129847964 gene encoding zinc finger protein Eos-like, producing MDDDCNGRPYMSGSGDSSMEREFSGALGGPTVSTPNSQHTSPSRSLSANSIKVELYSDEEPGRGTGPEDERGDRVEEGGSEQGGGGYRELASPEPMSPGGAIRLPNGKLKCDICGMICIGPNVLMVHKRSHTGERPFQCNQCGASFTQKGNLLRHIKLHSGEKPFKCPFCSYACRRRDALTGHLRTHSVSSPTVGKPYKCSYCGRSYKQQSTLEEHRERCHSYLQSLETQQPASAHTQEEELRDLEFMPDNLLQPSSDKMAFIDRLAHSITKRKRSTPQKFVGQKHMRLSLADTPYELRSAFDKDGVTHHGGLEQPHYTSLGGGYLGGQGVGSGGGSEGLRPLRLPLPHPSCLSELRPVISSAHTPMATLGPRLDCTGAGAGLGSTGVGGREAAEGHEDLPPGRSHGPSPSNGCQDSTDTESMPDEVFSSVAPALPLHNNHSHHNLHHLHSNHHPPPPPLLHHRGMNSPSHAKDRDGERDREEGSHPAFPPPPALAPGSPTSRQAFRVVDGEGHTVRSFRCEHCRVLFLDHVMFTIHMGCHGFRQPFECNICGHRSQDRYEFSSHIVRGEHLPG from the exons ATGGATGACGACTGCAATGGCCGTCCCTACATGTCAG GCAGTGGAGACTCTTCGATGGAGAGGGAGTTTTCAGGGGCCCTTGGAGGCCCCACAGTGAGCACCCCCAACAGCCAGCACACTTCTCCCAGCCGTTCTCTTAGTG ccAACTCCATCAAAGTGGAGCTGTACAGTGATGAGGAGCCGGGCCGCGGCACGGGgccagaggatgagagaggggacagggtggaggaggggggttctgagcagggaggagggggctACAGGGAGCTGGCCAGTCCAGAGCCCATGTCACCAGGAGGTGCCATCCGGCTGCCCAACGGAAAACTCAAGTGTGACATCTGTGGGATGATCTGCATCGGGCCCAATGTCCTCATGGTGCACAAACGCAGCCACACAG GTGAGCGGCCATTCCAGTGTAATCAGTGTGGGGCCTCTTTCACCCAGAAGGGGAACCTGCTGCGTCACATTAAGCTGCACTCGGGGGAGAAGCCTTTTAAATGTCCCTTCTGCAGCTACGCATGCCGCAGACGGGACGCTCTTACAGGCCACCTCCGCACTCACTCGG TGTCGTCTCCCACAGTGGGGAAGCCCTATAAGTGTAGTTACTGTGGCCGCAGCTACAAGCAGCAGAGCACCCTGGAAGAGCACCGTGAACGCTGCCACAGCTACCTGCAGAGCCTGGAgacacagcagccagccagcgCTCACACTCAAG AAGAGGAGCTGAGGGACCTGGAGTTCATGCCTGACAACCTGCTGCAACCTTCCTCAGACAAGATGGCGTTCATCGATCGGCTAGCCCACAGCATCACCAAACGCAAGAGATCAACACCACAGAAATTTGTAG GACAGAAGCACATGCGCCTCAGTCTGGCCGACACGCCTTACGAGCTCAGAAGCGCCTTCGACAAGGACGGGGTTACGCACCACGGTGGTCTGGAGCAGCCACACTACACTAGCCTGGGAGGAGGGTACCTGGGGGGACAGGGAGTTGGAAGTGGTGGTGGATCTGAAGGCCTCCGACCCCTACGCTTgcctctccctcacccctcctgcCTGTCGGAGCTCCGGCCGGTCATCAGCTCGGCTCACACCCCCATGGCTACGCTGGGGCCGAGGCTAGACTGCACTGGGGCCGGGGCTGGCCTAGGGTCCACGGGTGTGGGGGGCAGGGAGGCTGCAGAGGGCCACGAGGACCTGCCCCCTGGCCGCAGCCACGGCCCATCACCTAGCAACGGTTGCCAGGACTCCACGGACACAGAGAGCATGCCGGATGAAGTGTTTAGCAGTGTAGCGCCTGCCCTGCCgctccacaacaaccacagtcaccacaacctccaccacctccactccAACCAccaccctccccctccacccctacTGCACCACAGGGGCATGAACAGCCCAAGCCATGCCaaagacagggatggagagagggacagggaggagggtagCCACCCTGCTTTCCCCCCACCCCCTGCCCTGGCCCCAGGCTCCCCCACCTCAAGGCAGGCGTTTCGAGTGGTGGACGGAGAGGGGCACACAGTGCGCTCTTTCCGCTGTGAGCACTGCCGTGTGCTCTTCCTGGACCACGTTATGTTCACCATCCACATGGGCTGCCACGGCTTCCGCCAGCCCTTCGAGTGCAACATCTGTGGCCACCGCAGCCAGGACCGCTATGAGTTCTCCTCCCACATTGTCCGCGGAGAGCACCTGCCAGGCTGA